One window of Bactrocera tryoni isolate S06 chromosome 2, CSIRO_BtryS06_freeze2, whole genome shotgun sequence genomic DNA carries:
- the LOC120768916 gene encoding protein drumstick isoform X3 has translation MFAVMRIDNDDCRSDFRRKMRPKCEFICKYCQRRFTKPYNLMIHERTHKSPEITYSCEVCGKYFKQRDNLRQHRCSQCVWR, from the coding sequence ATGTTCGCTGTAATGAGAATCGACAACGATGACTGCCGGTCGGATTTCCGCCGCAAGATGCGTCCAAAGTGTGAGTTCATTTGCAAGTACTGCCAGCGGCGTTTCACCAAACCCTACAATCTGATGATTCACGAGCGCACCCACAAATCACCCGAGATAACGTACTCCTGCGAGGTCTGCGGCAAATACTTCAAGCAACGCGACAACCTGCGTCAACACAG